CCTTTGGAAGTATCGAGGCTGTAAAAACGGTTTCAGATATTTTTGCCCCTGTATCCGGGGAAGTTATTGAAGTCAATTCCAATCTGGAAGAAAATCCTCAGTTGATTAATCAAGATCCCTATGGCGAAGGATGGATCATTAAGATAAAAATGTCTGACCCGAAAGAAACAGAGGGGTTGTTAACAGCCGACGAATATCAAAGCATGATTGAATAGGGTACACACGAACCTTTTTGCCCCTATCCTGTTTGCTTTTGGCCAATCAAAAACAAGGAGGGGCTAACCGGGAACATGGGCACGTTTGGAGAAATCCTGCCTGCAGCTGGCGCAAATCATTTGGGAGAGCGACATGCCATTTATTCCGACAACTGAAAAAGAAGAACAAGATATGCTCCGCGCTATCGGAGTTGAAACATTTGAGGATCTGTTGGAAACGATTCCGGAACGTGTCCGCTTTCACGGGTCATTCAATTTACCCGATTCCACATCGGAATTAGAAGCCTTTCAGCTGATGCGCCGGCTTGCTCAGCAAAATCATTCCGTTCAGGATTACACCTGTTTTTTGGGTGGAGGCGCGTATGATCATTATATACCCTCCGTTGTAAACCATATTTTGCTCCGGTCAGAATTTTACACCGCCTACACACCCTACCAGCCCGAGGTCAGTCAGGGAAACCTTCAGGCCATTTTCGAATACCAATCCATGATCTCGAATCTTACCGCCATGGATGTCACCAATGCTTCCATGTATGATGCGGGTTCAGCCCTTGCCGAAGCCGCGCTGATGGCTTATCATGTGAAAAACAGAGCAGCCATTATCGTTTCGAAAGCGGTTAACCCCTTTTACCGGGATGTTTTGCGCACCTATCTTCACGGCCAAAACATAGACATTCGCGAAATTGATGTGTCTGCGGATGGCATCACGGATGTCAATCAATTGAAAAAACACATTACCGATCAAACAGCCGGCGTCATTATCCAGCACCCCAATTTTCTTGGGAATCTGGAAAATGTGCATGAAATCGAAGCCGTCACTCACGCTTCCGGCGCACTTTTTATTACCTCCAACGATCCGCTTTCACTGGGGCTCTTGGAACCCCCGGGTGCCTACAACGCGGATATCGTGACAGGCGAAGGCCAGGTACTGGGGAATCCCCTGGCATTTGGCGGACCCTATCTGGGAATCTTTTCCGTCAAACAGGAATTTATCCGCAAAATGCCCGGGCGTCTCATTGGCAGAACCGTGGATTCTCAGGGACGTCCCGGTTTCGTCATGACCCTCCAAACACGCGAACAACACATCCGGCGCGATAAGGCCACATCAAACATCTGTACAAACAATGCGCTAAACGCCTTGGCGGCCACCATTTATTTATCCCTTTTGGGAAAACAGGGCATTCAGGAAGTCGCCAATCAATGCCTTCAGAAAAGCCATTATCTGGCCGAAAAAATAGCGGCAATTCCCGGGTTCGAGCTAAAATTCAAGGCGCCGTTTTTCAAAGAATTTGTGATAAAAACCCCCATTCCGGCTGCCGATGTGATTGCCGGACTGAAAGATCGAAAGATTTTGGCCGGAATTGATCTGTCCAAATTCGATTACGGTTTTGAAAACGCACTGCTGGTCGCGGTGACTGAAAAGCGCAGCCAGGCTGAACTGGATGCATTTGCAGAGAGCCTCGCAATAATCGTGGACTAATACCACGGGTGCCCCAAATTTTTAGAATTCAATATCTAAAGCCTTCTTTAGCTTTTCTATTGAAATAGTTTCCTTGCCATTCAATCTATCCCGCTCAAACACATTTTCCATTCCCTTTAGCCAATCAATCACTAAGGGTAAGGTTTCAGGATTCTGTCTGGCTTCCCGGGGCGTTAAATTATTTAAGGCGGGTGTCTTTTTATCAAGCAGATCTAAGTAATAT
This sequence is a window from Calditrichota bacterium. Protein-coding genes within it:
- the gcvH gene encoding glycine cleavage system protein GcvH; translated protein: MEIPEDLLYTEEHEWVYVEGDTAIIGITDYAQGELGDVVFVELPQIGEHIQQMEPFGSIEAVKTVSDIFAPVSGEVIEVNSNLEENPQLINQDPYGEGWIIKIKMSDPKETEGLLTADEYQSMIE
- a CDS encoding aminomethyl-transferring glycine dehydrogenase subunit GcvPA; this encodes MPFIPTTEKEEQDMLRAIGVETFEDLLETIPERVRFHGSFNLPDSTSELEAFQLMRRLAQQNHSVQDYTCFLGGGAYDHYIPSVVNHILLRSEFYTAYTPYQPEVSQGNLQAIFEYQSMISNLTAMDVTNASMYDAGSALAEAALMAYHVKNRAAIIVSKAVNPFYRDVLRTYLHGQNIDIREIDVSADGITDVNQLKKHITDQTAGVIIQHPNFLGNLENVHEIEAVTHASGALFITSNDPLSLGLLEPPGAYNADIVTGEGQVLGNPLAFGGPYLGIFSVKQEFIRKMPGRLIGRTVDSQGRPGFVMTLQTREQHIRRDKATSNICTNNALNALAATIYLSLLGKQGIQEVANQCLQKSHYLAEKIAAIPGFELKFKAPFFKEFVIKTPIPAADVIAGLKDRKILAGIDLSKFDYGFENALLVAVTEKRSQAELDAFAESLAIIVD